Proteins from a single region of Azospira inquinata:
- a CDS encoding Gx transporter family protein, with the protein MLPVTPEDRRIARLATAAIFLSLVDAAIPTPLPGIKPGLANIVTLLVLQRHGWRATAWVTGLRVLAGSLLLGQFLAPGFFLSAAGALFSLGALGLARALPRRWFGPVSLSILAAFAHISGQLLLARLWLIPHNGIFLLAPVFALAALFFGTINGLIAARLLAEDSPLPGLTQASPAPASAPLRP; encoded by the coding sequence ATCCTGCCCGTCACCCCGGAGGACCGGCGCATTGCCCGGCTGGCCACGGCGGCTATTTTTCTCTCCCTGGTGGATGCGGCCATTCCCACCCCCCTGCCCGGCATCAAGCCCGGGCTGGCCAATATCGTCACCCTCCTGGTGCTGCAACGCCACGGCTGGCGCGCCACGGCCTGGGTGACCGGCCTGCGGGTGCTGGCGGGCAGCCTGCTCCTGGGCCAGTTTCTCGCCCCCGGCTTTTTCCTCTCCGCCGCAGGCGCCCTGTTCAGCCTGGGCGCCCTGGGTCTGGCCCGGGCCCTGCCCCGGCGCTGGTTCGGCCCGGTGAGCCTGTCCATTCTGGCCGCCTTCGCCCACATCAGCGGTCAGCTACTTCTGGCCCGGCTCTGGCTCATTCCCCATAACGGCATCTTTCTCCTGGCTCCGGTTTTCGCCCTGGCCGCCCTCTTCTTCGGCACCATTAACGGCCTCATCGCCGCCCGGCTGCTGGCGGAAGACAGCCCCCTCCCGGGCCTGACTCAGGCTTCCCCGGCCCCTGCAAGCGCGCCTCTTCGCCCCTGA
- a CDS encoding NusG domain II-containing protein, producing MAEPRTAPWPARRWLGLMRPGDWLTLLLGALVCGALVPLAWHGGVAERAVVRKDGQVVAQLDLSRPHQLEITGPIGLTRIAVEPGRARVAADPGPRQYCVRQGWLARPGEIAICAPNHISLQIAGRDEAYDSLNY from the coding sequence ATGGCTGAACCCCGCACCGCCCCTTGGCCAGCCCGCCGCTGGCTGGGCCTGATGCGTCCCGGAGACTGGCTCACCCTGCTCCTGGGGGCCCTCGTCTGCGGCGCCCTGGTGCCTCTGGCCTGGCACGGCGGGGTGGCGGAACGGGCCGTGGTGCGGAAAGACGGCCAGGTGGTGGCCCAACTGGACCTGTCCCGGCCCCACCAATTGGAAATCACCGGCCCCATCGGCCTCACCCGCATTGCGGTGGAACCGGGCCGGGCCCGGGTGGCGGCGGACCCGGGGCCGCGCCAGTACTGCGTGCGCCAGGGCTGGCTGGCCCGCCCAGGAGAAATCGCCATCTGCGCCCCCAACCACATCAGCCTGCAAATCGCCGGTCGGGATGAGGCCTATGATTCCCTCAATTACTGA
- the rapZ gene encoding RNase adapter RapZ translates to MHLVLISGLSGSGKSIAINVLEDAGYYCVDNLPSALLIDLVEELRRKGYRRVGVAMDVRSGEGIRELPRLLEQLKSANTTVSFLFLDAKDDTLLRRFSETRRRHPLAREGRTLAEAIREERQLLATVAGLGHRIDTSDLKAATLRAWVHQFVTLEPGQGLTLFFQSFGFKHGIPLDADLVFDVRCLPNPYYDLELRPLTGQDQPVADYLEAQAEVLEMRQDIFRFVSRWLPAYIRDSRSYLTVAIGCTGGQHRSVYLVEWLASQFKDQARDLRVLRRHRELAGSAHG, encoded by the coding sequence ATGCATCTGGTCCTTATTTCCGGCCTTTCCGGCTCAGGCAAGTCCATCGCCATCAACGTCCTGGAGGACGCGGGCTACTATTGCGTGGACAATTTGCCCTCTGCCCTACTCATCGATCTAGTGGAAGAACTGCGGCGCAAGGGCTACCGCCGGGTGGGGGTTGCCATGGACGTGCGTAGCGGCGAAGGCATCCGGGAACTGCCCCGGCTCCTGGAACAGCTGAAAAGCGCCAACACCACGGTGAGCTTTCTCTTCCTAGACGCCAAGGACGACACCCTGCTGCGGCGCTTTTCCGAAACCCGGCGGCGCCATCCCCTGGCCCGGGAAGGCCGCACCCTGGCAGAAGCCATCCGGGAAGAGCGGCAACTCCTGGCCACCGTGGCCGGGTTGGGGCATCGCATCGACACCAGCGACCTCAAGGCCGCCACCCTGCGGGCCTGGGTACACCAGTTCGTCACCCTGGAGCCGGGCCAGGGCCTGACCCTGTTTTTCCAGTCCTTCGGCTTCAAGCACGGCATTCCCCTGGATGCGGATCTGGTCTTCGACGTGCGCTGCCTGCCCAACCCCTATTACGACCTAGAACTGCGGCCCCTCACCGGCCAGGACCAACCCGTGGCGGATTACCTGGAAGCCCAGGCAGAGGTGCTGGAAATGCGCCAGGACATCTTCCGCTTCGTCTCCCGCTGGCTGCCCGCCTACATCCGGGATTCCCGCTCCTATCTCACCGTGGCCATCGGCTGCACCGGCGGCCAGCACCGCTCCGTCTATCTGGTGGAATGGCTGGCCAGCCAATTCAAGGATCAGGCCAGGGATCTGCGGGTTCTGCGCCGCCACCGGGAACTGGCCGGATCGGCCCATGGCTGA
- a CDS encoding M20 aminoacylase family protein, which yields MQVLDLPYLAELTALRRDLHAHPETAFHETRTAQVVAKELAAYGLEVHQGLAKTGVVGVLRRGNSHRAIALRADMDALPLAERNDFPHRSCHEGRMHACGHDGHTAMLLGAARWLAERGRFDGTLVFVFQPAEEEENGAEVMVREGLFQRFPVSRVFGLHNWPGLPLGHMAVHDGPVMAGTCVFRIAVEGHGAHAAMPQEGRDPVVAASQLVLALQTIVSRNLDPLEAGVVSVTQIHGGTTSNIIPDRVVLEGTLRSFKPQVQARLEESLERLCNGVATSYGVQVRVSYDERIPATVNAPAETALCRRVARALCGAGAVAESPAPSLAAEDFAFMLQAKPGCYVWLGNGPGEGGCTLHNPRYDFNDQALTLGVSYWVALAEAALGSEA from the coding sequence ATGCAAGTTCTCGATCTGCCCTATCTTGCCGAACTCACGGCCCTGCGCCGGGATTTGCACGCCCATCCGGAAACGGCCTTCCACGAAACCCGCACCGCCCAGGTGGTGGCCAAGGAACTGGCGGCCTATGGCCTGGAAGTGCACCAGGGGCTGGCCAAGACCGGGGTGGTGGGAGTGCTGCGCCGGGGTAATTCTCACCGGGCCATTGCCCTGCGGGCGGATATGGACGCCCTGCCCCTGGCGGAGCGCAACGATTTTCCCCACCGCTCTTGCCATGAAGGGCGGATGCACGCCTGCGGCCACGACGGCCATACCGCCATGCTCCTGGGGGCGGCCCGCTGGCTGGCGGAACGGGGGCGCTTCGACGGCACCCTGGTTTTTGTCTTTCAGCCGGCGGAGGAGGAGGAAAACGGGGCGGAGGTCATGGTTCGGGAGGGGCTTTTCCAGCGCTTTCCCGTGAGCCGGGTGTTCGGCCTGCACAACTGGCCCGGTCTGCCCCTGGGCCATATGGCGGTGCATGACGGCCCGGTGATGGCGGGCACCTGCGTTTTTCGCATTGCCGTGGAGGGCCATGGCGCCCATGCGGCCATGCCCCAGGAGGGGCGGGACCCGGTGGTGGCGGCCAGCCAGCTGGTGCTGGCCCTGCAAACCATCGTCAGCCGCAATCTGGACCCCCTGGAGGCGGGGGTGGTGTCCGTGACCCAGATCCACGGCGGCACCACCAGCAACATCATTCCCGACCGGGTGGTGCTGGAAGGCACCCTGCGCAGCTTCAAGCCCCAGGTCCAGGCCCGTCTGGAAGAAAGCCTGGAGCGCCTCTGCAACGGGGTAGCGACCAGCTACGGGGTCCAGGTCCGGGTCAGCTACGACGAGCGTATTCCGGCCACGGTCAATGCCCCGGCGGAAACCGCCCTGTGCCGCCGGGTGGCCCGGGCCCTGTGCGGCGCCGGGGCGGTGGCGGAAAGTCCCGCCCCCTCCCTGGCGGCGGAGGATTTCGCCTTCATGCTCCAGGCCAAGCCCGGGTGCTATGTGTGGCTGGGCAACGGTCCGGGGGAAGGGGGCTGCACCCTGCATAACCCCCGCTACGACTTTAACGACCAGGCCCTGACTCTGGGCGTGAGCTACTGGGTGGCCTTAGCGGAGGCCGCCCTGGGGAGCGAGGCCTGA
- a CDS encoding SAM-dependent methyltransferase: MFWRKQLNALVARLRARNLPLRLVLWNGTSFDLGEDPRVTLTLPAMSGLRYLLTPSLDNLGTAYVEGDIQVAGSARDIITVAAAMADGEIKPEGRFGPIRRMVRHNRKMDAEAIAYHYDVSNDFYKQWLDDNMVYSCGYFQHPEDSLETAQVQKIDLILRKIRLQPGQRLLDIGCGWGALILRAAQHWGARCVGITLSQQQYDLARARIATAGLEDRCEVRLQDYRDVTGRFDRITSVGMFEHVGLKNLRAYFARIHELLEDDGVVLNHGITSTDPDSGEVPWGGGSFIERYVFPHGELPHIGLTLREMAAAGLEATDVENLRRHYARTLEHWSYRFETAGDTLRAMVGDRRYRIWRIYLAGCAYGFSHGWVALHQIVATKANSLGAETMPWTRDYIYNDQGAGI, translated from the coding sequence ATGTTCTGGCGTAAGCAATTGAACGCGCTGGTGGCCCGCCTGCGCGCCCGCAACCTGCCCCTGCGGCTGGTGCTGTGGAACGGCACCAGCTTCGACCTGGGGGAAGATCCCCGGGTCACTCTCACCCTGCCCGCCATGTCCGGCCTGCGCTACCTGCTCACCCCCAGCCTGGATAATCTGGGCACCGCCTATGTGGAAGGGGACATTCAGGTGGCGGGCTCGGCCCGGGACATCATTACCGTAGCCGCCGCCATGGCGGACGGGGAAATCAAGCCGGAGGGCCGTTTCGGTCCCATTCGCCGCATGGTGCGCCACAACCGGAAAATGGATGCGGAGGCCATCGCCTACCACTACGACGTGTCCAACGATTTCTACAAGCAGTGGCTGGACGACAACATGGTCTATTCCTGCGGCTATTTCCAGCACCCGGAGGACAGCCTGGAAACGGCCCAGGTCCAGAAAATCGACCTGATTCTGCGCAAGATTCGCCTCCAGCCCGGCCAGCGCCTGCTGGACATCGGCTGCGGCTGGGGAGCCCTGATTCTGCGCGCCGCCCAGCACTGGGGCGCCCGCTGCGTGGGCATCACCCTGTCCCAGCAGCAGTACGACCTGGCCCGGGCCCGCATCGCTACCGCCGGACTGGAAGACCGGTGCGAGGTGCGGCTCCAGGATTATCGGGATGTGACGGGCCGTTTCGACCGGATCACCAGCGTGGGCATGTTCGAGCACGTGGGCCTGAAAAATCTGCGGGCCTATTTCGCCCGCATCCACGAGCTATTGGAGGACGACGGGGTGGTACTCAACCACGGCATTACCTCCACGGACCCGGATTCGGGGGAAGTGCCCTGGGGGGGCGGCAGCTTTATCGAGCGCTATGTGTTTCCCCACGGAGAACTGCCCCACATCGGCCTGACCCTGCGGGAAATGGCCGCCGCCGGCCTGGAAGCCACGGACGTGGAGAATCTGCGCCGCCACTACGCCCGCACCCTGGAGCACTGGTCCTACCGCTTCGAAACGGCGGGGGACACCCTGCGGGCCATGGTGGGGGACCGGCGCTACCGCATCTGGCGCATTTATCTGGCGGGCTGCGCCTACGGCTTTTCCCACGGCTGGGTGGCCCTGCACCAGATCGTGGCCACCAAGGCCAACAGCCTGGGAGCGGAAACCATGCCCTGGACCCGGGACTACATCTACAACGACCAGGGGGCCGGCATCTGA
- a CDS encoding DUF1289 domain-containing protein has protein sequence MEETWDIPEEDPCIGVCTMDPESGTCLGCGRTAEQIAGLPPANPASGKDDAPPASGSETGPSAP, from the coding sequence ATGGAAGAAACCTGGGACATACCGGAAGAAGACCCGTGTATCGGGGTCTGCACCATGGACCCGGAAAGCGGCACCTGCCTGGGCTGTGGCCGCACGGCGGAACAGATCGCCGGCCTGCCCCCGGCCAACCCGGCGTCCGGAAAGGATGACGCGCCCCCAGCGTCGGGGAGCGAAACGGGCCCCTCGGCACCATAA
- a CDS encoding DUF1289 domain-containing protein has product MDAIEEERVASPCIRVCRMNEEHGFCEGCFRSLEEIYAWREADNGRRQDILEQSRARRQQWDPEGAALRGEA; this is encoded by the coding sequence ATGGACGCCATAGAAGAAGAACGGGTCGCCTCCCCCTGTATCCGGGTCTGCCGGATGAACGAGGAACACGGCTTTTGCGAAGGCTGCTTTCGCAGCCTGGAAGAAATCTACGCCTGGCGGGAGGCGGATAACGGCCGCCGCCAGGACATCCTGGAACAGAGCCGGGCCCGGCGCCAGCAATGGGACCCGGAAGGGGCCGCCCTGCGGGGCGAGGCCTGA
- a CDS encoding enoyl-CoA hydratase/isomerase family protein: protein MEFQAILVETDGPLGLLTLNKPDRHNALDEHLIGEITEGLRQLEADAQVRVVVLSATGKSFCAGTDLQWQQRAARFTPSQNLQEARNLGDMLQTLNTLTKPVIARVQGPAYGGGVGLVAACDIALATYDALFALTDVKLGLLPALAAPYFQAAVGARHARRYLLTGERFSAAEAYRLGLIHELVPDEEALDDAVGEIVDKLLRNGPAALGACKEMLAALDGHPLDGDLVLESAARATQVRLSAEGQEGIAAFLEKRKPAWAQTLDEPA, encoded by the coding sequence ATGGAATTTCAAGCCATTCTGGTGGAGACCGACGGTCCCCTGGGCCTGCTCACCCTCAATAAGCCGGACCGGCACAACGCCCTGGACGAACACCTGATCGGGGAAATCACCGAAGGTCTGCGCCAGCTGGAAGCCGATGCCCAGGTGCGGGTGGTGGTGCTGTCCGCCACGGGCAAAAGCTTCTGCGCCGGTACGGACCTCCAATGGCAGCAACGGGCAGCCCGCTTCACCCCCAGCCAGAATCTCCAGGAAGCCCGCAACCTGGGGGACATGCTGCAAACCCTGAACACCCTGACCAAGCCGGTCATCGCCCGGGTCCAGGGTCCGGCCTACGGGGGCGGGGTGGGTCTGGTGGCCGCCTGCGACATTGCCCTGGCCACCTACGACGCCCTTTTCGCCCTCACCGACGTCAAGCTGGGCCTGCTGCCCGCCCTGGCCGCCCCCTATTTTCAGGCCGCCGTGGGGGCCCGCCACGCCCGCCGCTACCTGCTCACCGGAGAGCGGTTTTCCGCCGCCGAAGCCTATCGCCTGGGCCTGATCCACGAACTGGTGCCGGACGAGGAAGCCCTGGACGACGCGGTGGGGGAAATCGTGGACAAGCTGCTGCGCAACGGTCCCGCCGCCCTGGGCGCCTGCAAGGAAATGCTGGCCGCCCTGGACGGCCATCCCCTGGACGGGGATCTGGTCCTGGAATCCGCCGCCCGGGCCACCCAGGTGCGCCTCTCCGCCGAAGGCCAGGAGGGCATCGCCGCCTTCCTGGAAAAGCGCAAACCCGCCTGGGCCCAGACCCTGGACGAACCGGCCTGA
- a CDS encoding LOG family protein gives MKRICVFCGSSSGTRPVYRSAAQALGRSLAEQGLELVYGGGNVGLMGTVADACLAAGGQVIGVIPQALMGKEVAGRHLEHRQLTRLEVVDSMHTRKARMAELADGFIALPGGFGTFEEFCEIITWGQLGFHTKPCGLLNVEGYYDALLGLFDHAVAEGFLRQENRQLVLTAQEPDALLAAMGRYQAEPVTKWIKDVPQL, from the coding sequence ATGAAACGAATTTGCGTCTTTTGCGGGTCCAGTTCCGGCACCCGCCCCGTCTATCGCAGCGCCGCCCAGGCCCTGGGTCGCAGCCTGGCGGAGCAGGGTCTGGAGCTGGTGTATGGGGGCGGCAACGTGGGCCTCATGGGCACGGTGGCCGACGCCTGTCTGGCGGCGGGGGGCCAGGTCATCGGCGTCATTCCCCAGGCCCTGATGGGCAAGGAAGTGGCGGGGCGGCACCTGGAACACCGCCAGCTCACCCGGCTGGAAGTGGTGGATTCCATGCACACCCGCAAGGCCCGCATGGCGGAACTGGCGGATGGTTTCATCGCCCTGCCCGGGGGCTTCGGCACCTTTGAGGAATTCTGCGAAATCATCACCTGGGGCCAGCTGGGCTTCCACACCAAGCCCTGCGGCCTGCTCAACGTGGAAGGCTATTACGACGCCCTGCTAGGGCTCTTCGACCATGCGGTGGCAGAAGGTTTCCTGCGCCAGGAGAACCGGCAGCTGGTGCTCACAGCCCAGGAACCGGACGCCCTGCTGGCGGCCATGGGCCGTTATCAGGCCGAGCCGGTGACCAAGTGGATCAAGGACGTACCCCAGCTCTGA
- a CDS encoding DMT family transporter — MFPWHRVGGHGGLYLRLLLTMVLWGGTWIAGRLVVQDTPPLTAAFWRFFIAALALGLQLGLTEGRSAFAPRALSRREWATVFWLGFTGIFAYNLCFLYGLRHISAGKGALVVALNPAAVALVAWLGGGETMNRIKGLGILTALGGCLLVIGNGHPLALLHGAIGLGEWLILGCVLFWTLFTFIGRRATHTLSPLAATFYACALGGLLLGAAALALGLTLVPPDLSLRAWLCVLFLGLFGTALSFTWYAEGIRGLGATRAAAFINLVPIFAVLQGDWLLGERLSAPVLIGGALVLGGVILTNRGARGSRRPQG, encoded by the coding sequence TTGTTCCCCTGGCACCGGGTCGGCGGCCACGGGGGGCTTTACCTCCGCCTGCTGCTGACCATGGTGCTCTGGGGAGGTACCTGGATCGCCGGACGTCTGGTGGTCCAGGACACCCCGCCCCTGACCGCCGCCTTCTGGCGGTTTTTTATTGCCGCCCTGGCCCTGGGGCTTCAGCTGGGCCTGACTGAAGGCCGGAGCGCCTTCGCTCCCCGGGCCCTCTCCCGGCGGGAATGGGCCACGGTCTTCTGGCTCGGCTTCACCGGCATCTTCGCCTACAACCTCTGCTTTCTCTACGGTCTGCGCCACATCAGCGCTGGCAAGGGCGCCCTGGTGGTAGCCCTCAATCCGGCCGCCGTGGCCCTGGTAGCCTGGCTGGGCGGCGGGGAAACCATGAACCGAATAAAGGGTCTGGGCATTCTCACCGCCCTGGGAGGCTGCCTCCTGGTGATCGGCAACGGCCATCCCCTGGCCCTGCTCCATGGCGCCATCGGCCTGGGGGAATGGCTGATCCTGGGCTGCGTCCTGTTCTGGACCCTGTTCACCTTCATCGGCCGCCGGGCCACCCACACCCTCTCCCCCCTAGCCGCCACCTTTTACGCCTGCGCCCTGGGAGGCCTGCTCCTGGGAGCCGCCGCCCTGGCCCTGGGCCTCACCCTGGTGCCCCCGGACTTAAGCCTGCGGGCCTGGCTCTGCGTGCTCTTTCTCGGCCTGTTCGGTACCGCCCTGAGCTTCACCTGGTACGCGGAAGGCATCCGGGGCCTGGGAGCCACCCGGGCAGCCGCCTTCATCAATCTGGTGCCCATTTTCGCCGTGCTCCAGGGGGACTGGCTGCTGGGAGAACGGCTCTCCGCCCCCGTGCTGATCGGCGGCGCCCTGGTGCTGGGCGGGGTGATCCTCACCAACCGGGGTGCCCGGGGCAGTCGGCGTCCCCAGGGCTAA